From Marinobacterium sp. LSUCC0821, a single genomic window includes:
- the prmB gene encoding 50S ribosomal protein L3 N(5)-glutamine methyltransferase — protein MSSDQAVTSTLVTLRDYLRWTLSEMNRHEVYFGHGHDEAWNEALQLVFNAVDLPWDSSLELLDSRLLPAERAKIVEYVAQRCQQRRPLPYITGEAWFMGLPFNVDDRVLIPRSPIAQLIEQEFQPWLGDVDVERVLDLCTGSGCIGIACAYAFEHAEVDLVDLSDDALAVANTNIARHELEDRVRAIHSDLFNALDGEVYDLIVTNPPYVDAADLASMPNEYHHEPEMALGSGHDGLDITRRILKEAGRHLSEQGLLVVEVGNSEVHLMEAYPELPLIWVELEEGGNGVFVIDAPSLRAHQDLI, from the coding sequence ATGAGTTCAGATCAAGCCGTAACTTCAACGCTAGTGACACTTCGTGACTATTTGCGTTGGACCCTTAGCGAAATGAATCGCCATGAGGTCTATTTTGGGCATGGTCATGATGAGGCGTGGAATGAAGCGCTGCAGTTGGTATTCAATGCAGTGGATCTACCTTGGGATAGCTCACTGGAGCTCCTCGATTCTCGTCTATTGCCGGCTGAACGGGCTAAAATTGTTGAGTATGTAGCGCAGCGTTGTCAGCAGCGCCGTCCGCTTCCATACATCACCGGTGAAGCTTGGTTTATGGGTTTACCGTTTAACGTAGATGATCGTGTTCTGATTCCACGCTCACCTATCGCGCAGTTGATTGAGCAAGAGTTTCAGCCTTGGTTAGGCGATGTTGATGTAGAGCGAGTTCTGGATTTATGCACCGGTAGTGGCTGTATCGGTATCGCCTGTGCCTATGCTTTTGAGCACGCAGAGGTAGATCTGGTCGATCTATCCGATGATGCTTTAGCGGTTGCAAACACTAATATTGCGCGCCACGAACTTGAAGATCGTGTGCGTGCCATCCATAGTGATCTCTTTAATGCCTTAGATGGTGAGGTGTACGATCTGATCGTGACCAACCCACCTTATGTGGATGCAGCAGATCTTGCCTCAATGCCTAATGAGTATCACCATGAGCCAGAGATGGCATTGGGCTCCGGCCATGATGGTTTGGATATTACGCGTCGAATTCTCAAAGAGGCGGGTCGTCATCTGAGCGAACAGGGTCTGTTGGTTGTTGAGGTTGGTAACTCAGAGGTGCACCTGATGGAAGCCTACCCTGAGCTACCTTTGATTTGGGTTGAGTTGGAAGAGGGAGGTAACGGCGTGTTTGTTATCGATGCCCCTTCACTGCGTGCCCACCAAGATTTGATTTAA